The genomic DNA GTCCACCTTGGGCAACCCGGGTGACGGAATGGCGCGTCATCCATGACGCAGTGCGTAGCGGACAACGCGCTGCGTCAAGTGTGATCCCGCACCCGGAGTTCGTCCGCTGCGGGCGCAAAGCGGGAGTGGCCAGTAGTGGCTACTCCAGTTGCCACACCGTCGCTTGGAGATGAGGGACTCATGCGCTATCAGGGCGCATGCCGTTTCACTGGAACCCGGATCCCATCATCGCCGAGCTCGGCAGCATCGAGCTCCGCTGGTACGGCGTCTGCTTCGCCATTGGGATCCTGTGGGGTGCCACGATGCTGCCGCGCTACTACCAGCAGCGCGGCTTCAGCGAGGACCACGCCAACTCGCTGTCCATCTGGATTCCCCTCTGCATGATCATCGGGGCCCACGCGGTCCACATCATCTTCTACGACACGGAGGTGCTGACCCGCTTCTGGCGCACGCCCGACTGGGACCACTTTCGGCCCATCCTCGACGTGCGTTCTGGTCTGGCCAGCCACGGCGGGGGCCTCGGCTGCATCTTCGCGGTGTGGGCCTACGCACGCAGCAAGAAGCTGAGCTTCTTCGAGCTGGTGGACGCGACCATGCTGGCGGCCGTGTGGGTGTTCCCGTGGGTGCGCATCGGCAACTTCGTGAACAGCGAGATCCTGGGCATGCCCGCCACCGTGCCGTGGGCCGTGGTGTTCGACCAGATCGACCAGACGCCGCGCCACCCCACCCAGCTCTACGAGGCCACGCTCGGGTTCGTGCTCATCGGCATCGCGGTGTGGCTCAACCGGAAGCACGCGCACCGCCTCCGGCCAGGCGCGCTGTTCTTCACGCTGCTGGGGCTCTACTTCGTGCTGCGCTTCATCGTGGAGTTCTGGAAGGAGCACCAGACCCCGGACCCCATGTCCGCGTACATCACCACGGGGCAGTGGCTGAGCCTGCCCATCTTCCTGACCTGTGGCCTGGTGCTCTTGCTGAGCAAGCGCCACGGCATCCTCACCCCGCCGGACGCCGACCAGCGTTGGTGGGAGCGCGCGGCCCCGGCAGCGCCCCCTCCGGCCGAGGGCGCGGCCGACAACGCATAGCTCCGCGGTAGCCGCGGGCCAGCGCTAGCGCCGGGCGGGCGCGGCCTCTGCGGCGTGCACGTCTTCGATGCCACCATCCAGGTTGCGTGCGGCTCCGGTGATGGCGGCGCGCAGGGCGGCCTCCAGCATCTGTTGGCGCTGCCGCTCGGTGTTGTGGACGTTCACGTTGGCGCGCACGCTTGCGTTGCTGGTGTCCACCGCGCGGATCATGAGACCCGGGTCGTTGGTGATGGCCAGCTGCACCTCGGCGCGCACCGTGGCGACGTTGTTCTCCACCGTGTAGGTGAGCGTTGTCACCGCCACCTCGAGGCGCAGGAAGACCACGCCGTCCGGGGCCCGCAGCACGGCGTCGGGCGAGTGGTCGTCGGGGCGCGGAGGCACCGCCGTGTGGACCTCGGTGCGGGAGAGCGACGTGAGCATGCGGGCGGACTCGGCGCGCACGAACTCGGTGGTCTCGCGCGGCTGGACCACGCCGTCGGCCACGCTGATGCCTCCCACACGGACGCGCGCGCGCGGGGTGGAGTCTCCCGACAGGCGGGCGATGGCGTGGCCCACCTGAGCGCGCACGTAGGCCACCGCGTCGGGGCGCAGGCGCCGCAGCGCGGCCAGGGTGCGGGCGTCACCCACGGTGCCGAGGGACCTTGCAGCCGCCGCGCGGATCTCCGGGTCGCGGTCGCGCAGCGCGCGCTCGAGGGCGCGGCGCGCGCGGGCGTCGTTCGCTTGGCCGAGCGCTTGCGCCGCAGCGACTCGCTCTGCGCTGGTGGCGCGCCGGTTGCCGAGCGTGCGGGTCAGCGCGGCCACGTCTGGCGCGGGCGGGGTCTCCTCGATGGCCATGAGCGCGGACGCGGGGGAGGAGATCGTGGCCACGCTGGGAAAGAGCAGCGCGAACAGCAGCGACCAGCGAGCAACGGGGGAGCACCAGGAACGAGAGCGCATCAGGAGTACCTCGGGGGGAGAGCCACGGATGGAGACACGATACTCGCAGACGCAGCCCGCGGGAGCGGATTCATGAGCGCGCGAAAACCCACGCGGCGATCCCGGTCAGCAGCACCAGCTGGATCAGGCTGAG from Sandaracinaceae bacterium includes the following:
- the lgt gene encoding prolipoprotein diacylglyceryl transferase, which translates into the protein MPFHWNPDPIIAELGSIELRWYGVCFAIGILWGATMLPRYYQQRGFSEDHANSLSIWIPLCMIIGAHAVHIIFYDTEVLTRFWRTPDWDHFRPILDVRSGLASHGGGLGCIFAVWAYARSKKLSFFELVDATMLAAVWVFPWVRIGNFVNSEILGMPATVPWAVVFDQIDQTPRHPTQLYEATLGFVLIGIAVWLNRKHAHRLRPGALFFTLLGLYFVLRFIVEFWKEHQTPDPMSAYITTGQWLSLPIFLTCGLVLLLSKRHGILTPPDADQRWWERAAPAAPPPAEGAADNA
- a CDS encoding HEAT repeat domain-containing protein, which produces MRSRSWCSPVARWSLLFALLFPSVATISSPASALMAIEETPPAPDVAALTRTLGNRRATSAERVAAAQALGQANDARARRALERALRDRDPEIRAAAARSLGTVGDARTLAALRRLRPDAVAYVRAQVGHAIARLSGDSTPRARVRVGGISVADGVVQPRETTEFVRAESARMLTSLSRTEVHTAVPPRPDDHSPDAVLRAPDGVVFLRLEVAVTTLTYTVENNVATVRAEVQLAITNDPGLMIRAVDTSNASVRANVNVHNTERQRQQMLEAALRAAITGAARNLDGGIEDVHAAEAAPARR